A region of Saccharococcus thermophilus DNA encodes the following proteins:
- the glmU gene encoding bifunctional UDP-N-acetylglucosamine diphosphorylase/glucosamine-1-phosphate N-acetyltransferase GlmU — MVKRYAVILAAGQGTRMKSKQYKVLHPVCGKPMVQHVVDQVSQLGVEKLITVVGFGAEQVKQQLGDQSEYALQQEQLGTAHAVMQAAPYLREKDGVTLVVCGDTPLITVETMQALLDHHLATNAKATILTAVSDNPAGYGRIVRDSHGNVEKIVEHKDASEQERAIKEINTGTYCFDNKSLFEALTHVSNNNVQGEYYLTDVIEILKSNGSIISAYKAPSFEETIGVNDRVALAEAEKIMRERICRKHMMNGVTIIDPAHTYISAEAQIGRDTVIYPGTVIEGKTIIGEDCTIGPNSEIKDCWIGNGTTIRHSVAHDSEIGSGVTIGPFAHIRPLSKIDDEVRIGNFVEVKKSTFGKGSKASHLSYIGDAEVGANVNLGCGSITVNYDGKNKHMTKIEDGAFIGCNANLIAPVTIGKGAYVAAGSTITEDVPGNALSIARARQVNKENYVDRLSIKKNS, encoded by the coding sequence ATGGTAAAACGATATGCGGTCATATTGGCGGCTGGACAGGGGACAAGAATGAAGTCGAAACAATACAAAGTATTGCACCCTGTTTGCGGCAAGCCAATGGTCCAGCATGTAGTGGACCAAGTTTCGCAGCTGGGAGTAGAAAAGCTTATTACGGTTGTCGGTTTTGGAGCGGAACAAGTAAAACAGCAGCTGGGCGACCAAAGCGAATATGCCCTTCAGCAAGAGCAATTAGGAACGGCGCACGCAGTGATGCAAGCAGCCCCTTATTTACGGGAAAAAGATGGAGTAACGCTTGTTGTATGCGGAGATACACCGTTAATTACTGTTGAAACGATGCAAGCTTTGCTTGATCATCATCTTGCGACCAATGCAAAAGCAACGATTTTGACAGCAGTTTCAGATAATCCTGCCGGATATGGCCGCATTGTTCGCGATTCTCATGGAAATGTTGAAAAAATTGTCGAACATAAAGATGCAAGCGAACAAGAACGTGCCATCAAAGAAATTAACACAGGGACATATTGCTTCGATAACAAGTCTTTATTTGAAGCGCTTACACATGTATCGAACAATAATGTACAAGGCGAGTATTATTTAACCGATGTCATTGAAATTTTAAAATCAAATGGAAGTATCATTTCCGCGTACAAAGCTCCATCTTTTGAAGAAACGATTGGGGTAAACGACCGTGTTGCCCTCGCCGAAGCAGAAAAAATTATGCGCGAGCGGATTTGTCGCAAACATATGATGAACGGGGTAACGATTATTGATCCCGCCCATACGTATATATCCGCTGAGGCGCAAATTGGCCGTGACACCGTGATTTATCCGGGGACGGTCATTGAAGGGAAAACGATCATCGGCGAAGATTGTACGATTGGACCAAACTCGGAAATTAAAGATTGTTGGATTGGAAATGGCACCACCATTCGCCACTCTGTTGCGCATGACAGCGAAATTGGCAGCGGGGTCACGATTGGGCCATTTGCCCACATTCGCCCATTGTCGAAAATTGATGACGAAGTTCGCATTGGCAATTTTGTCGAAGTGAAAAAATCAACGTTTGGCAAAGGAAGCAAAGCATCGCATTTAAGCTATATCGGCGATGCGGAAGTCGGGGCCAATGTCAATCTTGGCTGCGGATCCATTACCGTAAACTATGATGGAAAAAACAAACACATGACGAAAATTGAAGATGGGGCGTTTATTGGCTGTAATGCCAATTTAATTGCTCCTGTGACGATTGGAAAAGGCGCTTATGTTGCTGCCGGCTCCACCATAACCGAGGATGTTCCTGGGAACGCATTATCGATTGCCCGCGCGCGGCAAGTGAACAAAGAAAACTATGTCGACCGTCTGTCGATCAAGAAAAATTCTTAG
- the spoVG gene encoding septation regulator SpoVG: MEVTDVRLRRVNTEGRMKAIASITLDNEFVVHDIRVIDGNNGLFVAMPSKRTPDGEFRDIAHPINSATRGKIQEAILAEYHRLGKLEEELEEAGAS; encoded by the coding sequence ATGGAAGTTACTGACGTAAGATTACGCCGCGTAAATACCGAAGGACGTATGAAAGCGATTGCCTCGATCACATTGGATAACGAATTCGTTGTCCACGATATCCGCGTCATCGATGGCAACAACGGATTGTTTGTCGCCATGCCAAGCAAGCGTACTCCAGATGGAGAATTTCGCGACATTGCACATCCGATTAACTCAGCCACGCGCGGAAAAATTCAAGAGGCAATATTAGCTGAGTATCATCGCTTAGGTAAGCTGGAAGAAGAACTTGAAGAAGCTGGCGCTTCGTAA
- a CDS encoding RidA family protein: MKKVETNKAPQAIGPYSQGIIINNMFYSSGQIPLTPEGEMVQGDIKAQTHQVFQNLKAVLEAAGASLDTVVKTTVFLKNMDDFAAMNEVYSQYFTNHKPARSCVEVARLPKDALVEIEVVALIQ; encoded by the coding sequence ATGAAAAAAGTAGAAACGAATAAAGCGCCGCAGGCGATCGGTCCGTATTCGCAAGGAATTATCATCAATAACATGTTTTACAGCTCGGGGCAAATTCCGCTCACTCCCGAAGGAGAGATGGTACAAGGCGACATAAAAGCACAAACACATCAAGTATTTCAAAACTTAAAAGCCGTTTTGGAAGCGGCTGGTGCATCGCTTGATACAGTAGTCAAAACGACGGTGTTTTTGAAAAACATGGATGATTTTGCAGCAATGAATGAAGTATATAGTCAATATTTCACAAATCATAAACCGGCGCGCTCGTGCGTGGAAGTGGCGAGACTGCCGAAAGACGCGCTTGTCGAAATTGAAGTAGTCGCGTTGATCCAATAA
- the purR gene encoding pur operon repressor, translated as MKLRRSGRLVDMTHYLLERPHQLIPLTFFAERYESAKSSISEDLAIIKQTFEQQGIGTIKTLPGAAGGVQYIPKMSKQEAEEIVTYLCEQLSRPDRLLPGGYLYMTDILGDPRIMNKIGRLYASIFADRPVDVVMTIATKGIPLAYAVAHFLYVPVVIVRHDNKVTEGSMVSINYVSGSSKRIQTMVLAKRSLAEGANVLIIDDFMKAGGTVNGMVNLLNEFNAKLSGIGVLVESEETKERLVDEYISLVRLSSVDVKEKQITVKAGNYTHFME; from the coding sequence ATGAAGTTAAGGCGCAGCGGCCGTTTAGTGGATATGACCCATTATCTTCTTGAACGGCCACATCAGCTTATTCCGCTTACGTTTTTTGCGGAGCGTTACGAATCGGCCAAGTCATCGATTAGCGAGGATTTAGCCATTATTAAACAAACGTTTGAACAGCAGGGGATCGGAACGATTAAAACGTTGCCGGGGGCGGCTGGCGGCGTACAATATATCCCAAAAATGTCGAAGCAGGAAGCGGAAGAAATTGTGACATATTTATGCGAGCAACTATCGCGCCCGGACCGGTTGTTGCCCGGTGGATACTTATATATGACCGATATTCTCGGTGACCCTCGTATTATGAATAAAATCGGCCGACTTTATGCGTCCATTTTTGCCGATCGGCCGGTCGATGTCGTCATGACAATTGCGACAAAAGGGATTCCGCTCGCTTATGCGGTCGCCCACTTTTTGTATGTTCCGGTTGTTATTGTCCGCCATGACAATAAAGTAACGGAAGGATCGATGGTCAGCATCAACTATGTTTCCGGTTCTTCAAAGCGCATCCAAACGATGGTGCTGGCGAAGCGGAGCTTGGCGGAAGGAGCCAATGTATTAATTATCGACGATTTTATGAAAGCGGGCGGCACGGTAAACGGCATGGTAAATTTGCTAAATGAGTTTAACGCGAAACTTTCCGGTATCGGTGTTCTTGTCGAATCGGAAGAAACGAAAGAACGGCTCGTAGACGAATATATTTCGCTTGTGAGATTGTCTTCGGTGGATGTCAAAGAAAAACAAATTACCGTAAAAGCAGGAAATTACACGCATTTTATGGAATAG
- the ispE gene encoding 4-(cytidine 5'-diphospho)-2-C-methyl-D-erythritol kinase: protein MRLLVKAPAKINLSLDVLHKRPDGYHEVKMVMTTIDLADRIELTSLPTEDTIQIISQNRFVPDDHRNLAYQAAKLLKETFSIKKGVAISITKHIPVAAGLAGGSSDAAATLRGLNKLWNLGLTLDELAELGAQIGSDVSFCVYGGTAIATGRGEKITPIPSPPPCWVVLAKPSIGVSTAEVYRNLKVGEVAHPDVDAMVEAIRCQDYAAICKLVGNVLEEVTLKKYPEVAHIKEQMKRFGADAVLMSGSGPTIFGLVQHDSRMQRIYNGLRGFCEQVFAVRLLGERYPLD from the coding sequence TTGAGGCTATTAGTAAAGGCGCCAGCAAAAATTAATTTGTCATTGGACGTGTTACATAAGCGGCCGGATGGATATCATGAAGTGAAAATGGTAATGACAACGATTGACTTAGCGGATCGCATTGAATTAACTTCTTTGCCAACGGAGGATACGATACAAATTATTTCGCAAAATCGTTTCGTTCCGGATGACCATCGCAACTTGGCGTATCAAGCGGCAAAGTTATTAAAGGAGACCTTTTCCATTAAAAAAGGTGTAGCGATCTCGATTACAAAACATATCCCGGTAGCGGCGGGGCTAGCGGGGGGAAGCAGCGATGCCGCCGCCACATTGCGGGGATTAAATAAGCTTTGGAATTTAGGGCTTACCCTTGATGAATTGGCGGAATTGGGAGCGCAGATCGGTTCTGACGTATCGTTTTGCGTCTACGGCGGAACGGCGATTGCCACCGGGCGCGGCGAAAAAATTACTCCGATTCCTTCACCGCCTCCATGCTGGGTTGTGTTGGCAAAACCATCCATTGGCGTTTCTACCGCGGAAGTGTATCGGAATTTAAAGGTGGGGGAAGTGGCGCATCCGGATGTCGATGCCATGGTAGAGGCGATTAGGTGCCAGGATTATGCGGCGATTTGCAAACTGGTCGGAAACGTATTAGAAGAAGTAACGTTGAAAAAGTATCCGGAAGTAGCGCATATTAAAGAACAAATGAAACGGTTTGGGGCAGATGCGGTATTGATGAGCGGCAGCGGGCCGACGATATTCGGACTCGTCCAGCATGATTCGAGAATGCAGCGCATTTACAACGGGCTTCGTGGTTTTTGTGAGCAAGTATTCGCGGTTCGTTTATTAGGTGAGCGTTATCCACTTGATTAA
- a CDS encoding small, acid-soluble spore protein, alpha/beta type, whose protein sequence is MGRRRGIMSQRFKEELAKELGFYDVVQREGWGAIRAKDAGNMVKLAIEKAERQLAAKTE, encoded by the coding sequence TTGGGTCGTCGCCGTGGAATTATGTCGCAACGCTTTAAAGAAGAATTGGCAAAAGAATTAGGCTTTTATGATGTTGTGCAGCGAGAAGGCTGGGGAGCCATCCGCGCCAAAGACGCCGGAAATATGGTGAAATTGGCGATTGAAAAAGCAGAAAGACAGCTGGCCGCAAAGACAGAGTAA
- the veg gene encoding biofilm formation stimulator Veg: MPKTLSDIKKTLDSNIGRRLTLRANGGRRKTIERCGILAETYPSVFVIELDQKENTFERVSFSYADVLTETVKLTFLDDDKAGGQ; the protein is encoded by the coding sequence ATGCCAAAAACTTTATCCGATATTAAAAAAACACTGGATTCTAATATCGGCAGACGTTTGACATTGCGAGCAAACGGTGGGCGGAGAAAGACGATCGAACGCTGTGGAATATTAGCAGAAACGTATCCATCAGTATTTGTGATTGAACTCGATCAGAAAGAAAACACATTTGAGCGAGTATCATTTAGTTACGCGGACGTATTGACAGAAACGGTAAAATTAACATTTTTAGATGATGATAAAGCAGGCGGGCAGTAG
- the yabG gene encoding sporulation peptidase YabG, whose amino-acid sequence MDVKVGDIVARKSYQCDLLFRVIDIKEKGDEKEAILYGEDVRLIADAPYSDLVVIDEREQQERKKKEIELIEQSYKLFRQDHHAMKQKIEYRATGGYRTEKDFFQIPGRVLHLDGDPLYLRKCLDLYERIGVPVYGVYCEEIEMPEKVGALIEQFRPDILVITGHDSYSKSKGKINDLKAYRHSKHFVQTVKEARKKIPHLDQLIIFAGACQSHFESLIRAGANFASSPARVNIHALDPVYIVSRISFTPFIETVDVWDVLRNTLTGEKGLGGIETRGVLRTGMPFRLVEEIGD is encoded by the coding sequence ATGGACGTCAAAGTCGGTGATATTGTGGCGAGAAAGTCGTATCAATGTGATTTATTGTTTCGCGTGATCGATATAAAAGAAAAAGGGGACGAAAAGGAAGCGATTTTATACGGTGAAGATGTAAGGCTGATCGCGGATGCCCCTTACAGTGATTTAGTCGTTATTGATGAACGGGAACAGCAGGAAAGAAAGAAAAAGGAAATAGAGCTTATTGAACAGTCGTATAAGCTGTTTCGCCAAGACCATCATGCGATGAAGCAAAAAATCGAATATAGGGCAACTGGGGGATACCGGACGGAAAAGGATTTTTTTCAAATTCCAGGTCGCGTCCTTCATCTGGACGGTGACCCTTTATATTTGCGAAAATGTTTGGATTTATATGAACGAATTGGCGTGCCGGTATATGGAGTGTATTGCGAGGAAATTGAAATGCCGGAAAAAGTTGGCGCACTGATTGAGCAGTTTCGCCCGGATATTTTAGTCATTACCGGCCATGATTCTTATTCGAAATCAAAAGGGAAAATAAATGATTTAAAGGCATACCGCCACTCGAAACATTTTGTGCAGACGGTAAAGGAAGCGCGCAAAAAAATTCCTCATCTTGATCAGCTTATTATTTTCGCAGGGGCATGCCAATCCCATTTTGAATCACTGATCCGCGCCGGTGCCAACTTTGCCAGTTCCCCGGCACGAGTAAACATTCATGCGCTCGACCCCGTCTATATTGTTTCACGGATTAGTTTTACCCCTTTTATAGAAACTGTCGATGTTTGGGATGTGCTCCGCAATACATTGACCGGAGAAAAAGGGCTTGGGGGGATAGAAACAAGGGGGGTATTGCGTACGGGAATGCCTTTCCGTTTAGTGGAGGAAATAGGGGATTAA